AACCGCGTCTGCGTTTCTACCCCGGCATCAGCTATCGCCATCTGCTGGTATGGCGGGACGGCCCGGATGATGTCGCCACCACCCCACCTCATGACATCATCGGTCAGCCGATAGCCGAGCACTTGCCTGCGGGCGACGGCGAAGAGACGCTGCGGCGCTTGATCTACGATTCGTACGGGGTGCTGCGGGAGATGGAGATCAACCGGCGACTGCGCGATGAGGGCAAGCACCCGGCGAACATGATCTGGCCGTGGGGGCAGGGGCGCCCGCCGCGGCTGCCCAGCTTCGTAGTGCGGTGGGCGCTGCCGGGGTTCGCGGTGGCGGCGGTGGATCTGGTGCGCGGCATCGCCAAGGCGGCGGGACTGAGCGCGCCGGAGATCCTGGGGGCGACGGGCAACCTGGATACGGATTTCGCGGCCAAGGGGCGCGCCGCCGCCGAAGCCATCGGGCGCTACCGCTTCGTCCTGGTGCACGTCGAGGCCCCCGACGAGGCGAGCCACCACGGCGACCTGGAGAAGAAGGTGTGGGCGCTCGAGCAGTTCGACCGCTACGTCGTCGGCCCGGTCGTCGCCGCGCTTGAATCCCTCGGTCCATCGCGCGTGCTCATCGCCTCCGATCACCCGACGCCGATTCGCCTGCGCACCCACACCCGCGAGCCCGTGCCCTTCCTGCTCGCCGGGGAGGGCATCGCCCCCGACGCGGCGGACCGCTTCAGCGAGACGGCAGCCGCGGAGAGCGGGCTCTTCGTCGAGGAGGGCCATCGCCTGATCGAGCGCCTGCTGGGGTAGGCAATGCGGCGCCGCGAAGCGTAACAAGCCGATCGTGCGCCCTCACCCGGCTCACTAACGCTCGCCGACCTCTCCCTGGAAGGGAGAGGAGTCGGAGGGATGCACGCCCAACCCCTCCCCCTTCCAGGGGGAGGGCAGGGTGAGGGTGACAAGCCCGGATCGTGCGCCCTCACCCCCGACGAGTCGGGGCCTCTCCCCAAGAGCGAGGGGCGTCGCGGACGCGCACCACCCCTCCTCTTCTCGGAGAAAGCGGGGAGCGCGCCAGACGACCACACCACGGCGAACCAGGCGCACCGATGCTTCTCGATATTGTTGCCAGGACCGTTGAAACCTACCGCATGCTGGGGCATGGAGACCGCGTCCTGGTCGCGGTGTCGGGCGGCCCGGATTCGGTGGCGCTGCTCGACGTCCTCGTGCGCCTGCGCCCCGAGTACGACCTCGACCTCCACGTCGCGCACCTCGATCACAAGCTGCGCCCCGAGGCGGCCGAGGAGGCCGAGTTCGTAGGCGCGCTAGCCGGTGACTTGCGGCTCCCCGTAACCCTTGAGGCGGCGGAGGTGCGCGCGCTGGCGGCGAGCGAGAAGCTGTCGCTCGAGCACGCGGCCCGCAACGCCCGCCGCGAGTTCCTGCTGCGCACGGCGAAGGCGGTGGGCGCGGCGCGGGTCGCACTCGGGCACCACGCCGATGACCGCGTGGAGACGGTGCTGATGCGTATCCTGCGCGGCACCGGCATTGATGGCCTCGCGGGTATGCGCCCGGTCAGCATTCCGTTCATCCGCCCGCTGTTCGACGTCACCCGGGCGCAGATCATGGCCTATATCGAGGAGCGGGCCCTCCCCTATCGCGAGGATCCCTCAAATCGCGATCCCGCGTTCCTGCGCAATCGGGTGCGGCGGGAATTGCTGCCGCTGCTGGAGCAACTGCAGCCAGGCTGCAAGCGCGCGATCCTGCGGCTGTCGGAGCTGGCCGAGGAGCAGAGCCGGTGGCTCCAATCTCAGGCTCGCATGGCGTTCTCCCGGATGGTGGTGGAGGAAACTCCCGAATCTGTGACATTGAAGCTGGCATCGTTGTCGCGAGGGATGAGCGATGTCGTTTCCCGCAGGCGTTCTCCGGTCACTCCGAGCGCGGCGAAGAGTGTTGCCGGGGATGATGCTCATGCGCAAGATGACATGATGGCAGCCTTCGTCATTCCCCGGCGGGTAGTGCGCGAAGCCATTCGCCGGCTGCTGGGCGACATGATGGACATCGAGCAGGGGCACGTTGAGGCGGTGCTGCGATTGGCCCATCGCGGCAGGACCGGAGCCAGGGTCTATCTGCCACGCCGGATCGTGGCCGAGCGCGGGTATCGCACCCTCGTCTTGCGGGTCGGCGAGCCCGCCCGCGACGACCCGGTGGGCGAGTTCGCGCTCACCGTGCCGGGGGAGACCGACATCCCATCGCTCGGGATTGCGATCGCGGCGGAGTTGCTCGCGCGCGACCAAGCGCCGAACCCCACCGGGGAGCCGCCCAATGCGGCGCAGCTCGACTACGGAGCCATCGAGCAGCCGGTGATCCTGCGCACCTGGCGGCGGGGGGATCGGTTTCAACCCCTGGGCATGACCGGTTCGGTCAAGGTGCATGATCTCTTCGTCAACCACAAGGTGCCGCGCGCCGAGCGCGAGCGGGTGCCCATCATCACCGCGGGCGGCAACATCGCGTGGATCGTGGGGCTGCGCGTGGACGAGCGCTTCAAGGTCAGCGCCGCCACCGAAACCGTCTTGCGGCTGGAGGCGCGGCGGTTCCGCTAACGTATGGCCGAGCGCCACCTGCCCTGGTTTGTCTCAACGCTCTCACAGACAATACTTGATAACGTCCAGCGCTTCGTCGAGCCCCCGTTGGGTCAAGCGGTAACCACCCTCGCGACTCTTATCCACAAGCCTGTCCAGCCACAGACGTCGCAACCCGTCCTTGACAGACCTTGCGCTGTGTCGATCGGCTGACTTGAGGATACTCTCCATCGTCTCGGGCGAGGGATAGCAACTATGCAGCAGCACTAGTATCTCAGCCTTCGCGGCAAGGTCCTTCAGAACAAGCTTTCTGTCTCCGAAGCTTTCAACTAGTACGCCGACCGGGGCTTGCGCCTCGACCACCAGCCTGCCAGCCTCCGCTATGCCGACTGCAGCCGCAATGCGAATGAGCTCCGTAAGGATCCACTGGGCAGCATGTAGCAGGAAAGCAAGGTCATAGACATTAGCATCCACGTTGCCCTTGTGTGCGATGCTGCGGTGGTTGCGCAGGCTGTACATCGCCCGACCGACGCGAGATGCACAAATGCGTAGGCCGTCATCTAAGCCGCCTATAGAAGCCTCAGCATTTCTAAGATACTCGTCAACTTTCGGCTTTGGATCATATTGACGTTTCTCCAGATACTGCATGATCTGCACAAGCGTTTCCACGAACTTGCCGGGCGCGGAACGCTCGAGCGTTCCCGTAGCCGCATCCTGACGAATCTGCACGAACTCCTCCACAATGTCGGTTGCCAGGCAGGTAGGCAGTCTGCTACTGAGAGCGGCCACAAGACTGTCAGCGCTCACCCTGGTTCTCCAGCGCGGGCTCGCCCGTGAGCCTCTCCCGCACGGCAGTGATCCCAGCTTGACTAAGCCTGTACCTCTTACGCCCCTGCTTGGTGGTACCGCGCTTCCGCACCTGGATTACCAGGGCAGGCCTGCGCTCCATGAGGGATCCCAGGGCGTCCGTGATGTTCCTGACCCTGTGCCCGAGATTCTTCAGGGTCTTGTTGACAGATAGCGCGTCGAAACCATCCTGTTCTTGTTCTTGCTCCACCTGATGCCAGTACGCGGCCACGAGCGCCCTTTCCGCGTCTGTCTCTGGATTGACAGCGTGGTAGAGGTCTGCCATGTCGCGGACAGAACACGGCTCCTCGGCTGCACTACGGACAACGCTCTCGTTCTGAAGATCCACTCTGCACACCTCGGCCGCCCATCGCAATACGCGGGTGCGCGCGCCCTCATCCAGCTCTGACAGCGCCCCATGGACTGTCTTCATGGCAGCGAGTTCGGATTCCGCATTCATGCTATTTGCCCTCCCGAATAGTGGCGTCGTTTCTTTGTCCTTGCATGATGCTACCACGCGAGCCCCACTGTGTCAATAGGCCGCGACCGATATGCGGCAACCACGAAGGGTTGACGAGGCCGCGGGCAGCGCAAGCAGACCGCGCGCTAACGGGGGATGGGCTCTGAGCCATCCCGAAACGCCGGTTGGCAGGCGAGACCTGTCCGCCTCAGGTGGACACCTGCCCTACCGTGATTAACCTCGCGGTTCCCGCAGCCAGGCGGTGCCGGCCAGCGCCGCTGCCGCTGCCGCCGACGCGACCGCGAACACGACGTGATAGGAGGTGACGCCGATCGCCCACCCGCCGAGGATGGGAAACAGGACCGCGGGCGCGCCCAGGGTGTTGGTGAGCCCGACGTAGGACGCACGCTCCTCGTCGCCGACGCTCTCCAGCACGAAGTTGGTGTAGCCGATCCATACCCCATTGATGATCGCGCCGAGCAAGAAAAACGTGAAGGCGTAACCGTACGTAAAGGCGGCGGGGCCGTGCGCCGCCAGCAGCGGCGGCGCCAGCCATGCGAACAGCGGCACGATCAGGCTGCACAGGGCGCTGCCCTGAATCACCCGCTTGCTGCCCCAGCGGTCGGACAACAGCGCCCACCCCGCGCCGGAGGCGATACCGCCCGCCATCTGCGCGGAGATGAAGATGCCGGCCGTCGCCTCCGGCACCCCGAGCTCGACCCGGGCGTACACCGCATAGAACGGCACCGCGATCGCGCCGGTATCCGCCAGCCAGCGCACCGCCACCATGCGCGCCAACTGCGGCTTCGCTCGCAGCAGCGCCGGCGCCGCCCGCACCAACTCCCACAGGCCCCGGCGCGCCTCCCGCACCGGGCGCAGGGGCTCGCGCATCAGCGCCAGGAATCCCAGGGACGCCATCAGCAGCGCGAACTCGATGGCGAACAGCAGCGCGTAGTCGCGCGGGTAGGGCAGCCGCGGATGTCCCAGGATCTGCCGCACCGCTGCCCCCGCCCCCACCGCCAGCACCCCGCCGATCAACTGCATCGCGCCAAAGAAACGCCCCCGCATTCGCGGCGCGATGGTCTTGGCGCAGATGTCTTTCCACGGCACCCCGGTCATGCCGTCGCTGGCGAAGAACAGCAGTTGCGTCCCCAGGAAAACCGCCAGGATCAGGCCGCGGTGGAGGGGCGCCGTCAACAGCAGCACCGGCAAGAGGAGAAGCGGGAGCCGCCCCGCCGCGCACACTCTGAGGATGAACGGTTTCTTCCGGGGGCGATGCTCGACCAAGCTCGCGGTGGCCAACTGCGGCACATACCAGCCCGCCATTTGCATCGCCATCACCACCCCCACCAGCACCGTCGAGCCGGTCAACCGCTCCATGAACAGCGGCAGCACGATCGCCGGACTGACGAAGGCGACCCCGGTGATGAAGGCGCTGGCGTCGGCGACCATGACCGCGAAGTTCCACCGCGTATGCTCATGGGGCCGAGCCGGGGCGTCGGTGAGTTCAGGGGTGAGGTGTCCGGGTCCGCACGTGCCTGCCATGTCACCCGCCGACCTGGCACATGCTGGCGTGGGCGCTGGCGCCGGGCATGGAGCCTTCGCGCCCCGCCCGCTTGGCCAGCCAGCAGCGAGACAGCGCTGCAGCGACGGCCGCTGCGTCCACCCGTGGACGCAGCCACGGCCGGAGGTCAACACTGGGCGCGGCGAACAGGCACGAGCGCACCTCGCCCCGCGCCGTCAGCCGCAGCCGGTTGCAGCCGCCGCAGAACGGCTCGCTCATGGGCGCGATCAGGCCGACGGTCCCAGGCGCCCCATCAAGCCGCCAATAGCGCGCAGGGCCCGCCCCCGCGACCATGCCGTCAGCCGCCGTCGCGCCCAGGGAGGCCAGCGTGTCCGCCACCAGCGGGCCGCGGGCAGTGGTCGCTGCCGCCGCTAGCGGCATGTGCTCGATGAACCGCACGTGCACCGGCAGCCGCCGCGCCAGGGCGATGAACGGCTCCATCCAGCGCCGCAGCTCATCGTCATCGCGTTGGCCGAGCATGACCGCATTGACCTTGACGGGCAGCAAGCCTGCCGCCAGCGCCGCCTGCAGGCCCTCCAGGACCGCGCTCACATCCCCGCCGCGCGTGATGTCGGCGTACTCGGCGGGGTCGAGGCTGTCGAGGCTGATGTTGACGCGCCCCAGGCCCGCCCGCGCCAATGCGTGGGCGTGAGCGGCGAGCAGGATGCCATTGGTGGTCATGCTCAGGTCATCGAGCCCCGCGACCTCGCCCAGCAGGCGCACCAGGTCGGCGAGGCCGAGGCGCACCAGGGGCTCGCCTCCCGTGATACGCACGCTGGTGACGCCGAGGCCGACCGCGGCGCTCACCACCGCCGCGATTTCCTCGTAGCGCAGGATGTCCGCGTGCGGCAGCAGGGGGATGCCGCCGGGCGGCATGCAGTACCGGCAGCGCAGATTGCAGCGGTCGGTGACCGATACCCGCAGGTAGCGCAGCGTGCGCGCCCAGCGATCAGCGATAATCCTCGGCGACGACCTGCGCATGGACGCTTACACGCCCTCCATCGCCACTTCGTACATCGCAACCAGGTTCTCGAGCTTGACGCTGTTGTCCGATTCGGTGGTCGAGCCGATGAAGTAACCGGGGTAGGCGACGCGGATAGCCTCCCGGCAGACCTCCCGCACTTGCGCCGGTGAGGCGCGGTGCAGCAGCTGGCTCATGTCGATCGCGCCGGTGAGGAAGAGCTTGCGGCCGTAGCGGGCCTTGATCTCGGCCAGATTCATCCCGGCCACCACCTCGATGGGGTTGAGGCCGTCAATGCCCGATTCGATCAGGTCGTCCATCACCTCCATCAGGTAGCCGTCGGAATGGAACAGGCACTTGAAACCGTGCTCGTGCCAGGCGTCCTGGAGGCGCTCGAGGCGCGGGAAGAACTCGCGCCGCAGGTATGCCGGCGAATGCAGCAGCCGCCCCTTGCAGGCGATGTCGCCATAGGTAAGCACCAGCGGGGACAAGGTGAGGTCGGCGATGGCGTGGCAGACGGCGAGGTTGTACTGGGTGTACGCCTCCATGAACTCGGAAATCAGCCCCGGCTGGTCGCTCTCCAGGTAGGCGAACACCTCCATGCCCAGCCGGTGCCGCACCTCGTCGAGCCCCACACCCTGCACGGCCAGGAGATTGACGGTGTCCCCGATCCGTGCCTGGGCCTCGAGGAACCGGCGATGGTAGCGCTCCCGGTAGGCGCCGGGGTCGGCGCGAATGTCGTCGGTCTCGCCCCTGGTCTTGCTGATCCAGCGCTTGATGAACTCGGCGGCCCCGTTGTCGTCGTCGAAGGGGCGCTGAGTGATCCAGCTCGTCTTCTCGTGCGGGGCCTGGTGGATGACGAATCCCAGCTCATCGGTGAAATCCTTCTCTACCATCGGCCCGAAGCCCACGCTGCGCGTCATGTCGAGGAAGCGGTTGATCGCCTTGCCCACGATCCGCTCCAAGGACCGCTGCGTCTCCTCCGCAACCTCGCCGGCATCAGGTTCGGACCCGATCGCGCCGCCGCGCTCGCGCTGACTCGCCTGCGGGACGATGGGCGGCAGCTTCTCGCCGCTGAAGTGCTCGAAGGCGTCGTCGTTGAGCAGAATATCATAGATCGGAACGCGGTCGGTCTCCTGCAGCGCCATGGTGCGTTCCACGCGCTCGCGCTTTGTCATCACTGCCGCCATTATCTTGTGGCTCCTTTCGCCCCCCGATCCTTGACCTACGACGCTCAGTCGAAACAGCCGAGCTGGCAGCGCACGATGCGCACGCCGGCGCGGTTGGCGGCTTCGCCGACGACCTGGCGCGCCACGCCCGCGCGCCGGGCGAGGTCGAAGCACTCGGCGCAGGTGATGGTGGCGCCAGCGCGCTGTTGCATGATCGCCATGACATGGTCGGGCACGACGATGCTCGGATCCGGTTGCCCGCCACCGCGCGGCATCGCTAGCTCCTTTGGCCGGGCGCCGTCACGCGCCGAAATCTATCCGGCAGGGGTGGCTGCAGATGTTCATCCGCCGCCCGCGCAGGAAGCCGATGACCGTCAGCCCGCCGCGCACCGCCACCTCGATCCCCGCGTCGGTGGGCGCGGACATCGAGGCCAGAATCGGCACCCCCGCCCGCACCGCCTTGGCCGCGATGTCGCGGCTGACGCGGCCGGTGACGACCAGCGCCTTATCCTTGAGGTCAATCCCCGCCAGCAGGCAGTGCCCCACCGCCTTATCCGCGGCGTTGTGGCGCCCGACGTCCTCGCGCAGCACCACCAGTTCGCCGCTGACGGTGAACAGGCCTGCGCCGTGGGTGCCGCCGGTGCGCCGGTAGATGGTCTGCCCCGCCGTCATGGCGCGCGCCATGCCGCGCAGGCCCTCGGCGGCGACCACCGGCCCCTCGCCCTCGATCACCGGCAACTCGTCGTCGGCGTGGACTACCCCTCCGCAGCTCGCTTGCGCGCTGGCACGGTCCGCCAGGGCCAGCGACAGCTCAATCGGAACGACGATACGCACCGCCGGGCGACCGTCGTCGTCGCGGCGCAGGCTCACGGACAGTAGCTCGCCCCGGTGCTTGACGAGCCCCTGGGTGAGCGCGAACCCGGCCCCCAGCTCGTCCTCGTAGCCCGGCGAGGCCATGAGCGCCGCGATCTCGCGCCCGTTGAGGATCAGGCGTAGCCACCGCTCGACCGCCAGCGCATCTTGCGTCTCCGCAACGCCGTCGGCGGTGACCTTGCGCACCGGGCGCAGGGCGATGGCGTCGCCGGGCCCATTCTCCCCCGGCCCCCGGCCGGGAGCGGTGGCGGGACTCTCGTTGTCGGCTGCGGCCATAGGCGTGGCTGCCGGTGGAAACGCGATTTGCGCCCGCGGCCATGCGAGCGTAACCATTATAGCCGCGCGCGGGCGAAAGGGGTAGAGGGGCCGCGCGCTCACAACGCGCGGCGATTCTGCTATAATTGCATGCGGAGTCATGCCAGCGTAAGCGGCGGTTCCGAGAAGGACGCCGTCTTCGCATTGAGGGCGCGGGATGTTATCGGTCATCACCAAGTTCTTCGACATCACGCGGCGCGACCTGCGGCGCATGTGGCCGATGGCGCGGCGGATCACCGAGCTGGAGCCGCAGATGCAGCGGCTCGGCGACGGCGATCTACGCGCCAAGACCGACGAATTCCGCCGGCGCCTGGCGGACGGCGAGACGCCGGACGACGTGCTGATCGAGGCGTTTGCGGTGGTGCGCGAAGCGGCGGTGCGCACGCTGGGGATGCGTCACTTCGACGTCCAGCTCATCGGCGGCATGGTGCTGCACGAGGGCAAGATCGCCGAGATGAAGACGGGGGAGGGCAAGACCCTGGTGGCGACGCTGCCCATCTACCTCAACGCGCTCAGCGGAAAGGGCGTGCACCTCGCCACCCACAACGACTACCTGGCCAAGCGCGACCGTGAGTGGATGGGCCCGGTGTACGAGTTCCTGGGGCTGAGCGTGGGGCTCATCCAGCACGAGATGCCCGGCGACCTGCGCAAAGAAGCCTACCAGCGCGACGTCACCTACGGCACCAACACCGAGTTCGGTTTCGACTACCTGCGCGATAACATGCGCGACCAGATCGAGCAACTGGTTCAGCGCGGCCACCATTACGCCATCGTGGACGAGGTTGACAGCCTGCTGATTGACAACGCCCGCGTGCCGCTGATCCTGTCGGGCCCCGGGCAGCAGCCGACGGTCCTCTACAAGCGCGTTGACGGCATCGTGCGCCGCCTCGCGCGCGAGCAGGACTACATGGTGGACGAGAAGTCGAAGAGCGCCACCCTCACCGACCAGGGGATGGCGAAGGTGGAGGGGCTGCTCAATATCCGGAACTTGTCGGACCCCGAAAACCTCGAGCTCTTCCAGCACGTCAACGCCGCGCTGCGCGCCCACGCCTGCTACAAGGGGGACATTGACTATGTGGTGCGGGAGGGCCAGGTCATCCTGGTGGATGAGTTCACCGGACACCTGATGTTCGGCCGCCGCTACGCCGAGGGCCTGCACCAGGCGATCGAGGCCAAGGAAGGCGTGAAGATCGAGCGCGAGAGCCAGACGCTGGCCACCGTCAGCATCCAGAACTACTTCCGCATGTACGACAAGCTCGCGGGCATGACCGGCACCGCCAAGACCGAGGAGCAGGAGTTCGTCAAGATCTACGGCCTGCCGGTGGTGGTCATCCCCACCAACCAGCCGATGATCCGCGTTGACAACCACGACGTGGTGCACAAGACGGAGGAGGCCAAGCTCCGGGGCATCACGGGGGAGATCCTGCAGCTCCACAGCCGCCGCCAGCCGGTGTTGGTGGGCACGCGCTCGATCGAGGTGTCGGAGCGGCTGGGCGCGCGCCTGAGCCCCGAAAACCTGCAGTTGTTCGCGCGCCTGATGCTGCTCCACGACCGCCTGTTGGAGGCGCCCAAGCTGAACGAGGCGCAGAGCCGGGAGCTGCGCGGGTTCCTAAGCGAGCGGCTGCAGGGGGTGGAGCGCGAGCGCAAGCGACTCGAGGAGGCGATGACCCTGTTCGAGATCAACCCGGCGCGCCCGACGCCCCCGGAGGAGATGCGCCAGATCGAGCACCGCCTGAAGCGGGTCGCGCACGTCGAGAACGCGATCATCAGCGCCCTGGCCAAGCTCGAGGAGGAGCGGGACCTGGGCGGGGAGATGCGCCGCATCGCCGATCTCATCGCCTACGAGAAGCTGGACGAGGTACGGGTGGCGCGGCTGCCGGCGCTGTGCCAGGCGTTCGGGATCGCCCCCGATGTCTGCGAAGAAGACAACGTGCGCGCCCTGGCTGGCATCATCGGCCTCGACGGTCACACCTATGATCTGCGCGCGGTGCTCCAGCAGGGCATCCCGCACCAGGTGCTCAACGCCAAGCACCACGCATCCGAGGCGCAGATCATCGCCGAGGCTGGACGCTCCGGCACCGTCACCATCGCCACCAACATGGCCGGCCGCGGCGTGGACATTTTGCTCGGCGGCAACGCTGAGCACCTGGCGCGCGATTTGCTGCGGGAGCGCGGCTTCGACGACGACGGGGCGGAGGGTGGCGAAGAGAGCCCGATCCCCGATGATGCGCGCCGCGATGCTTCCGCGGAGGCCGCGCGCGTTTTTGCAGAGGACCGGCAGCGAGTGCTGGAGCTGGGGGGGCTGCACATCCTGGGCACCGAGCGCCACGAGAGCCGGCGCATTGACAACCAGTTGCGGGGGCGTTCCGGGCGCCAGGGTGATCCCGGTTCGTCGCGTTTCTACGTCTCGCTCGAAGACGAGCTGATGCGACTGTTCGCGCCCGAGCGCCTCGATTTTCTGCTCGGCGGCTGGGAGGAATGCCAACCCCTCGAATACGGCATCGTCAGCCGCACCATCGAGAACGCCCAGCACAAGGTGGAGCTCCATAACTTCTCCATGCGCCAGCACTTGCTGCAGTACGATGACGTCAAGAACCTCCAGCGCGAGGTCATCTATGGCCAACGGCGCAAGGTGCTGGAGGGCGCCGACCTGCGCGAGAGCATCCTCGCCTCTCTGGGCCGGGTGCTGGAGGCGCGCCTCCGCGAATACGCCAACCCGGAGGTCCATCCCGAGGAGTGGGAGCTGGATAAGCTTTACCAGGCGCTCTATGAGATCTTCCCCATTCACCTGTTCATGCGCCCCGAGGAGCTGCGCGACCTCCCTCCCGCCGACCTCCAGGAGCACCTCCAGGAACTGGCGGCCCAAGCGTACCGCAACCGCGAGCTGGAGCTCACGCCCGAGGTGATGCGGGAGCTGGAGCGCATGATCACGCAGCGCGTGATTGACGCCAAGTGGGTGGACCACCTGGACGCGATGGAGTTCCTGGAGGAGGGCATCGGGCTGCGCGGATACGCGGGGGTGGACCCGCTGGTCGCCTTTCGCAAGGAGGCCTACGACCAGTGGGAGCTGCTGCAGGCTTCGATGCAGGAAGAGATCGTCAAGCTCATGTTCCGCGTGCAGGTGGCGCGCGAGCAGCAGCGGCCGCAGCCATCACCGTTCGCGGAGGTCTATGCCAGCCACGGCGGCGACGACGAGCCGGAGCCGCAGCAGCCGGCGCGCCGCGACAGCAAGAAGGTCGGGCGCAATGACCCCTGCCCCTGCGGCAGCGGCAAGAAGTATAAGAAGTGCTGCCTCAACAGCTAGCGAAGCTAGGGATGCAGGTCGGCGAGATGACGCCGCCCGCACGAGGAGATGCGAACATGACCACGCAAGCAGTGGCTGAATCCGCCCGCGAGCTGCTGGAGCGCGTCGAGGAACTGCGAGACCGTCTTTGACTTGGCCCGGCGACGGGCCGAGCTAGCCCAGCTTGAGCAGCGCAGCGCCGCCCCCGACCTGTGGGGCGACCCGGAGCAGGCGCAGCAGTTGCTGGCGGACATCGCCCGACGCAAGCAGGAGATCGCGCCGTGGGACGACCTGGCGCGGCAGGC
The DNA window shown above is from Armatimonadota bacterium and carries:
- a CDS encoding cofactor-independent phosphoglycerate mutase, with product MRYILLIPDGAADEPLDDLDGRTPLEAASTPHMDALAAAGQVGLAQTIPPEVEQPGSDVACLSLLGYDPRRYYTGRGPLEAVSMGVGLERADVAFRCNLVTCGDDMTMVDYSAGEIATPLARQLMETVSEALGEPRLRFYPGISYRHLLVWRDGPDDVATTPPHDIIGQPIAEHLPAGDGEETLRRLIYDSYGVLREMEINRRLRDEGKHPANMIWPWGQGRPPRLPSFVVRWALPGFAVAAVDLVRGIAKAAGLSAPEILGATGNLDTDFAAKGRAAAEAIGRYRFVLVHVEAPDEASHHGDLEKKVWALEQFDRYVVGPVVAALESLGPSRVLIASDHPTPIRLRTHTREPVPFLLAGEGIAPDAADRFSETAAAESGLFVEEGHRLIERLLG
- the tilS gene encoding tRNA lysidine(34) synthetase TilS, with product MLLDIVARTVETYRMLGHGDRVLVAVSGGPDSVALLDVLVRLRPEYDLDLHVAHLDHKLRPEAAEEAEFVGALAGDLRLPVTLEAAEVRALAASEKLSLEHAARNARREFLLRTAKAVGAARVALGHHADDRVETVLMRILRGTGIDGLAGMRPVSIPFIRPLFDVTRAQIMAYIEERALPYREDPSNRDPAFLRNRVRRELLPLLEQLQPGCKRAILRLSELAEEQSRWLQSQARMAFSRMVVEETPESVTLKLASLSRGMSDVVSRRRSPVTPSAAKSVAGDDAHAQDDMMAAFVIPRRVVREAIRRLLGDMMDIEQGHVEAVLRLAHRGRTGARVYLPRRIVAERGYRTLVLRVGEPARDDPVGEFALTVPGETDIPSLGIAIAAELLARDQAPNPTGEPPNAAQLDYGAIEQPVILRTWRRGDRFQPLGMTGSVKVHDLFVNHKVPRAERERVPIITAGGNIAWIVGLRVDERFKVSAATETVLRLEARRFR
- a CDS encoding MFS transporter, producing MAGTCGPGHLTPELTDAPARPHEHTRWNFAVMVADASAFITGVAFVSPAIVLPLFMERLTGSTVLVGVVMAMQMAGWYVPQLATASLVEHRPRKKPFILRVCAAGRLPLLLLPVLLLTAPLHRGLILAVFLGTQLLFFASDGMTGVPWKDICAKTIAPRMRGRFFGAMQLIGGVLAVGAGAAVRQILGHPRLPYPRDYALLFAIEFALLMASLGFLALMREPLRPVREARRGLWELVRAAPALLRAKPQLARMVAVRWLADTGAIAVPFYAVYARVELGVPEATAGIFISAQMAGGIASGAGWALLSDRWGSKRVIQGSALCSLIVPLFAWLAPPLLAAHGPAAFTYGYAFTFFLLGAIINGVWIGYTNFVLESVGDEERASYVGLTNTLGAPAVLFPILGGWAIGVTSYHVVFAVASAAAAAALAGTAWLREPRG
- the moaA gene encoding GTP 3',8-cyclase MoaA, with the translated sequence MRRSSPRIIADRWARTLRYLRVSVTDRCNLRCRYCMPPGGIPLLPHADILRYEEIAAVVSAAVGLGVTSVRITGGEPLVRLGLADLVRLLGEVAGLDDLSMTTNGILLAAHAHALARAGLGRVNISLDSLDPAEYADITRGGDVSAVLEGLQAALAAGLLPVKVNAVMLGQRDDDELRRWMEPFIALARRLPVHVRFIEHMPLAAAATTARGPLVADTLASLGATAADGMVAGAGPARYWRLDGAPGTVGLIAPMSEPFCGGCNRLRLTARGEVRSCLFAAPSVDLRPWLRPRVDAAAVAAALSRCWLAKRAGREGSMPGASAHASMCQVGG
- a CDS encoding uroporphyrinogen decarboxylase family protein, whose translation is MTKRERVERTMALQETDRVPIYDILLNDDAFEHFSGEKLPPIVPQASQRERGGAIGSEPDAGEVAEETQRSLERIVGKAINRFLDMTRSVGFGPMVEKDFTDELGFVIHQAPHEKTSWITQRPFDDDNGAAEFIKRWISKTRGETDDIRADPGAYRERYHRRFLEAQARIGDTVNLLAVQGVGLDEVRHRLGMEVFAYLESDQPGLISEFMEAYTQYNLAVCHAIADLTLSPLVLTYGDIACKGRLLHSPAYLRREFFPRLERLQDAWHEHGFKCLFHSDGYLMEVMDDLIESGIDGLNPIEVVAGMNLAEIKARYGRKLFLTGAIDMSQLLHRASPAQVREVCREAIRVAYPGYFIGSTTESDNSVKLENLVAMYEVAMEGV
- the fdhD gene encoding formate dehydrogenase accessory sulfurtransferase FdhD; translation: MAAADNESPATAPGRGPGENGPGDAIALRPVRKVTADGVAETQDALAVERWLRLILNGREIAALMASPGYEDELGAGFALTQGLVKHRGELLSVSLRRDDDGRPAVRIVVPIELSLALADRASAQASCGGVVHADDELPVIEGEGPVVAAEGLRGMARAMTAGQTIYRRTGGTHGAGLFTVSGELVVLREDVGRHNAADKAVGHCLLAGIDLKDKALVVTGRVSRDIAAKAVRAGVPILASMSAPTDAGIEVAVRGGLTVIGFLRGRRMNICSHPCRIDFGA